A genomic segment from Lignipirellula cremea encodes:
- a CDS encoding transposase codes for MRFLSLDQMLPRDHRARAVWEFVNQMDLEPFYAKIVVDEHRAGRTAIAPEVLFALWLLATIDGVGSARELGRRCDSKSATGHIPYLWICGEVSVNYHSLSNFRVKHPEFLEAALVDSVTAMIHSGLVPLETIAQDGMRTRASAGRSSFRREPTLRELQQQAQTHVDQLKQENENEAEGQTGDARCQAAQDRAARERLKRVDAALAERDKLAEQREKRKKGDGVKTRCSTTDPQARNMKVANGGYEPAYNVQFATDADARVIVGVDVTNEGTDGGQLPPMLQKIEKSYKKRPKHALVDGGYNTIESVTAVEETGCKVVSPIQRTRQLEAHGKDPSARQKRDTDAYAAFRTRMATKEYKELYKKRPSVAEFPNADCRNRNLRQFNVRGLVKVKAVAIWHALAFNLIRLMNFAAVAAESNA; via the coding sequence ATGCGGTTTTTATCGTTGGACCAGATGTTGCCGCGTGACCATCGCGCCCGCGCCGTCTGGGAGTTTGTCAACCAGATGGATCTGGAGCCGTTTTACGCCAAGATTGTTGTCGACGAGCATCGGGCCGGCCGCACCGCGATCGCGCCTGAGGTGCTCTTCGCACTCTGGCTGCTGGCCACGATCGATGGCGTGGGCAGCGCCCGGGAACTGGGGCGACGCTGCGACAGCAAGTCCGCTACAGGACACATACCCTATCTCTGGATTTGCGGCGAGGTCTCGGTGAATTATCATTCGCTAAGCAATTTTCGGGTGAAACACCCTGAATTCCTGGAAGCGGCGCTGGTCGACAGCGTGACGGCGATGATCCACAGCGGCCTCGTCCCCCTGGAAACCATCGCACAAGACGGCATGCGCACCCGCGCCAGCGCCGGCCGGAGTTCGTTCCGTCGTGAGCCCACGCTGCGAGAACTGCAGCAGCAGGCCCAGACGCATGTCGACCAATTGAAGCAGGAAAACGAGAACGAAGCCGAGGGCCAAACCGGCGACGCGCGTTGCCAGGCCGCCCAGGACAGGGCGGCTCGCGAACGCCTGAAACGCGTCGATGCGGCGCTCGCCGAACGCGACAAGCTGGCCGAGCAGCGAGAGAAACGGAAAAAAGGCGACGGCGTCAAAACCCGCTGCAGCACGACCGACCCGCAAGCCCGCAACATGAAGGTGGCCAACGGCGGTTACGAGCCGGCGTACAACGTGCAGTTCGCCACCGACGCCGACGCCAGGGTGATCGTCGGCGTCGATGTGACGAACGAAGGCACCGACGGAGGCCAGCTGCCGCCCATGCTGCAGAAGATCGAGAAGTCCTATAAAAAGCGGCCCAAACACGCCCTGGTCGACGGCGGCTATAACACCATCGAGAGCGTCACAGCCGTGGAAGAAACCGGCTGCAAGGTCGTCTCTCCGATCCAGCGAACCAGGCAGCTGGAGGCGCACGGGAAAGATCCTAGCGCTCGCCAGAAAAGGGACACGGACGCCTACGCCGCGTTTCGCACGCGGATGGCGACCAAGGAGTACAAAGAGCTGTATAAGAAGCGGCCGTCGGTGGCGGAGTTCCCCAACGCCGACTGTCGGAACCGGAACCTGCGACAGTTCAACGTCCGTGGCCTGGTGAAGGTGAAAGCCGTCGCGATATGGCACGCACTTGCGTTCAACTTAATCCGCCTGATGAACTTCGCGGCCGTCGCCGCCGAGTCCAACGCATAA
- a CDS encoding DUF6797 domain-containing protein, whose amino-acid sequence MNMALSRSAWLLLVPVLLLTAAGPAAAQDLETRLKAIDPATIAAQARLRGNPQRGAMIFFTSAAACVKCHTGGEHATPLGPDLATLGPETTDVHLVEAILDPSKSIRKGYETVSVVMLDGKIKTGLVAADKGDQLVLRDAANLEQEIVIPQDQIDERIVGKKSMMPQGLVAALHEERDFYDLVRYVTEVVHGGAERAAQLRPRAEDLIVRDDTQGLNHAGILRSLGQDDWEAGKRIYQGHCQNCHGADGNTPTLATARAFGAQELKYGADPYRMFLTLSRGAGLMTPMQHLSPRERYQVVHYIQQALMKPSNPAFAAVDDAYLKGLPEGSGTGEAPPASDRDYGPVLGSQLGGQVNNALTFRLSPEVTVSYDLHRMRLAGAWTGGFLDLSQTHHYRQRGERMPQIDGDPLPGLGAWQWAFNNSFDLPADAKPPRGPVREDWLQYEGHYLYGNQAVLKYAIEGRRVLETLQARDPGDLLTLHHTLRIEAGDQPLKLSVAQLPGDGPAGLMPRGQANVIRKKGAAGEHLAFVSGKKEARPRQPKMKNQPRHLLTGDKARQLDLGAPGRTLLVRFRSTNGGTLVASAPAKGEWKPNGKTLFLRGKKLVFDIGWVGALTGQTNVADGKWHTAALVVDPQATHLYVDGKREASRADFRRAPEADHVLKIGATATNFGGDYQGDLAWVRILSMALSADDVAKIGNPATPPADAALFAWEPSEKKEAAPAASPETSPSAEPEENRVTAAAAVIGDTDGLVWEIDDAGRIVLLIPASEKPRVFSVICTSVAGQAALARFQQTVAATSQVKLVDPLTLTQGGPLRWPERITVTGQRGEPINGYALDTIPTPTENPWNAWLRTSALDFFEDGRAVVTTHGGDVYLVSGIDDGLQQVVWKRFAAGLFEPFGVRVIDGLIYVTCRDGIKRLHDYNGDQEADFIEAFWNDDDVSNMFHAYNFDLQTDSAGNFYFAKAGQYSQHHRPGSIMRVPPAGGRAEVVAWGLRTPNGMGKLNDDRFTVSDNQGPWMPAGKISLIKPGAFLGNMPINDEQTAWLKQKHGGQLPDDFEQPLIWMPQELDNSCGGQVWVDDPRFGPLSGRLIHSSFGKGWLYYLSLQEVGGQTQASIVALPHQWDAGVMRLRVNPHDGQLYGTGLSGWQGPRDGHDGCLQRLRYTGEPIRMIENVRVTPTGLELTFNFPLDEKSVTDPSVWEGQMWDYLWSRKYGSDQFSVLRPGEKGRDPLPVQKVTLLSDRKLHLTIPDLAPCDQVSVQMNFNDAAGDKFVEHVYLTIHAAPDK is encoded by the coding sequence ATGAACATGGCTCTCTCCCGCTCTGCGTGGTTGCTGCTGGTCCCCGTGTTGCTGCTAACCGCCGCCGGTCCCGCCGCGGCGCAGGATCTGGAAACGCGGCTCAAGGCGATCGATCCGGCGACCATCGCCGCCCAGGCGCGTTTGCGCGGCAATCCCCAGCGGGGAGCCATGATCTTTTTTACGTCGGCCGCCGCCTGTGTGAAGTGCCACACCGGCGGAGAGCACGCCACCCCTTTGGGCCCTGATCTGGCGACGCTCGGCCCGGAAACGACCGACGTGCATCTGGTCGAGGCGATTCTTGATCCGTCGAAGTCGATTCGCAAAGGGTATGAAACCGTTTCCGTCGTGATGCTCGACGGCAAGATCAAAACAGGGCTGGTCGCCGCCGACAAGGGCGATCAGCTGGTGCTGCGCGACGCCGCGAACCTGGAGCAGGAGATCGTCATCCCGCAGGACCAGATCGACGAACGCATCGTGGGGAAGAAGTCGATGATGCCGCAAGGCCTGGTCGCCGCCCTGCACGAGGAACGCGACTTCTACGACCTGGTGCGGTACGTGACCGAGGTCGTCCATGGCGGAGCCGAAAGGGCCGCCCAGCTGCGGCCCCGGGCCGAGGATCTGATCGTTCGCGATGATACGCAAGGCCTGAATCACGCCGGTATTCTCCGCTCGCTCGGCCAGGACGACTGGGAAGCCGGCAAGCGGATCTACCAGGGCCATTGCCAGAACTGCCACGGAGCCGACGGCAACACGCCCACGCTCGCGACCGCCCGGGCGTTTGGCGCCCAGGAGCTGAAATATGGCGCCGATCCGTATCGCATGTTCCTGACGCTCAGCCGCGGCGCCGGCCTGATGACGCCGATGCAGCACCTGTCGCCCCGCGAGCGTTACCAGGTCGTGCACTACATCCAGCAGGCGTTAATGAAGCCGAGCAACCCGGCGTTTGCGGCCGTCGACGATGCGTACCTGAAAGGGTTGCCGGAAGGTTCCGGAACGGGCGAAGCGCCGCCGGCCTCGGACCGCGACTACGGCCCCGTGCTCGGCTCACAGCTGGGCGGGCAGGTGAACAACGCGCTGACGTTTCGGCTGTCGCCGGAAGTGACCGTGAGCTACGACCTGCATCGGATGCGGCTGGCCGGAGCCTGGACCGGCGGCTTCCTGGATCTGTCGCAAACGCACCACTATAGACAACGGGGCGAACGGATGCCCCAGATCGACGGCGATCCGCTGCCCGGCCTGGGTGCGTGGCAATGGGCGTTCAACAACTCTTTCGACCTGCCCGCCGACGCCAAGCCGCCCCGCGGTCCCGTCCGCGAAGACTGGCTGCAGTACGAAGGCCATTACCTGTACGGCAACCAGGCCGTGCTGAAATACGCCATCGAGGGACGCCGGGTTCTGGAAACCCTCCAGGCCCGCGACCCGGGCGATCTGCTCACGCTGCACCACACGCTCCGCATCGAGGCCGGCGACCAGCCGCTGAAACTGTCCGTCGCGCAACTGCCAGGCGACGGACCGGCGGGACTCATGCCGCGGGGACAGGCGAACGTCATCCGTAAAAAGGGTGCAGCCGGCGAGCATCTGGCGTTCGTTTCCGGTAAGAAGGAAGCTCGCCCCCGTCAGCCCAAAATGAAGAACCAGCCGCGGCATCTGCTGACCGGCGACAAAGCCCGGCAGCTCGACCTGGGCGCCCCGGGGCGCACGCTGCTCGTCCGCTTCCGCTCCACCAACGGCGGCACGCTGGTCGCTTCGGCTCCGGCCAAGGGCGAGTGGAAACCGAACGGCAAAACGCTGTTCCTGCGAGGGAAGAAACTGGTCTTCGATATCGGCTGGGTCGGCGCGCTCACCGGTCAGACGAACGTCGCCGATGGCAAGTGGCACACGGCCGCCCTGGTGGTCGACCCCCAGGCGACGCACCTTTATGTCGACGGCAAACGGGAAGCGTCGCGGGCCGATTTCCGCCGGGCCCCCGAGGCCGATCATGTGCTGAAGATCGGCGCCACCGCCACCAACTTCGGCGGCGACTACCAGGGCGACCTGGCCTGGGTCCGCATCCTGTCGATGGCCCTGTCCGCCGACGACGTCGCCAAGATCGGCAACCCGGCGACCCCGCCTGCCGATGCGGCCCTGTTCGCCTGGGAGCCTTCCGAGAAGAAAGAAGCGGCGCCGGCAGCGTCCCCGGAAACCTCGCCGTCCGCCGAACCGGAAGAGAATCGCGTGACGGCGGCGGCCGCCGTGATTGGGGATACCGACGGCCTGGTCTGGGAGATCGACGACGCGGGACGGATCGTGCTGTTGATTCCGGCGTCGGAGAAACCACGCGTTTTCTCGGTGATTTGTACCTCGGTCGCGGGCCAGGCGGCGCTGGCCAGGTTCCAGCAAACGGTCGCGGCGACGTCCCAGGTGAAGCTCGTCGATCCGCTCACTCTCACCCAGGGCGGACCGCTGCGGTGGCCCGAACGGATCACGGTCACCGGCCAGCGAGGCGAGCCGATCAACGGCTATGCGCTGGATACGATCCCCACGCCGACGGAGAACCCCTGGAACGCCTGGCTGCGGACCAGCGCGCTGGACTTTTTCGAGGACGGCCGGGCTGTGGTGACAACCCACGGCGGCGATGTGTATCTGGTCAGCGGGATCGACGACGGCCTGCAGCAGGTCGTGTGGAAGCGTTTTGCCGCCGGGCTGTTTGAGCCGTTCGGCGTGCGCGTAATCGATGGGCTGATCTACGTCACCTGTCGCGACGGCATCAAACGGCTGCACGATTACAACGGCGACCAGGAGGCCGATTTCATCGAGGCGTTCTGGAACGACGACGATGTCTCGAACATGTTCCATGCCTATAACTTCGACCTGCAGACCGACTCGGCCGGCAATTTCTACTTTGCCAAAGCAGGCCAGTACTCGCAGCATCATCGCCCCGGATCGATCATGCGCGTACCGCCAGCAGGCGGACGGGCTGAGGTCGTCGCCTGGGGGCTGCGCACGCCCAACGGCATGGGCAAGTTGAATGATGACCGCTTTACCGTTTCTGATAACCAGGGGCCGTGGATGCCGGCCGGCAAGATCTCGCTCATCAAACCGGGCGCCTTCCTGGGCAACATGCCGATCAACGACGAACAGACCGCGTGGCTGAAGCAGAAACATGGCGGCCAGTTGCCGGACGATTTTGAACAACCGCTGATCTGGATGCCGCAGGAACTGGACAACTCGTGCGGCGGCCAGGTCTGGGTGGACGACCCGCGGTTCGGCCCGCTGTCCGGCCGCCTGATCCACTCCTCCTTCGGCAAGGGCTGGCTGTACTATCTTTCGCTGCAGGAAGTGGGCGGGCAGACCCAGGCGTCCATCGTCGCCCTGCCGCATCAGTGGGACGCCGGCGTGATGCGACTCCGTGTCAACCCGCACGACGGGCAACTCTACGGCACGGGACTATCCGGCTGGCAAGGCCCGCGCGACGGCCACGACGGCTGCCTGCAGCGGCTGCGTTACACAGGCGAGCCGATCCGCATGATCGAGAACGTCCGCGTCACGCCGACAGGACTGGAGCTGACGTTTAACTTCCCGCTCGACGAGAAATCCGTCACCGATCCGTCCGTCTGGGAAGGGCAAATGTGGGACTACCTGTGGAGCCGCAAGTACGGCTCCGACCAGTTCTCCGTCCTCCGCCCTGGGGAGAAAGGACGCGATCCGCTGCCGGTGCAAAAGGTCACGCTGCTGAGTGACAGGAAATTGCACCTGACGATCCCGGACCTCGCCCCATGCGACCAGGTATCGGTGCAGATGAACTTCAACGACGCCGCCGGCGACAAGTTTGTGGAACATGTGTATCTCACCATTCATGCGGCGCCCGACAAATGA
- a CDS encoding NIPSNAP family protein: MLTGVAATTSPLLADVYELRTYTTNPDKLENLNARFRDHTVALFTKHGMESVGYWTPTAEPASANTLVYVLRHKSRDAAKASWKAFLGDPEWKKVAAESQRDGRILAKAPESVFMDLADYSPKAATKKTTDDGVYELRIYRCNPEKLAGLDARFRDHTLELFRRHGIQSVAYWHPTDAPAAKDTLIYLLKHDSPAAAKKSWDAFRADPEWTKVAEESQKDGKFLREAPEVTFLKATDYSALK; encoded by the coding sequence ATGCTGACTGGCGTTGCCGCGACGACCTCCCCGTTGCTTGCCGATGTTTACGAACTGCGCACGTACACCACCAACCCGGACAAGCTGGAGAATCTGAACGCCCGCTTCCGCGACCATACGGTCGCCCTGTTTACGAAGCACGGGATGGAGTCAGTCGGCTACTGGACGCCGACCGCGGAGCCCGCCTCGGCCAATACCCTGGTCTATGTATTGCGGCACAAAAGTCGCGACGCCGCCAAGGCTTCCTGGAAAGCCTTCCTGGGCGATCCGGAATGGAAGAAAGTGGCGGCCGAATCCCAGCGCGACGGCCGCATCCTGGCCAAGGCGCCCGAGTCGGTCTTCATGGACCTGGCCGACTACTCGCCCAAAGCGGCCACGAAAAAAACGACCGACGACGGCGTGTATGAACTACGCATCTATCGCTGTAACCCGGAGAAGCTGGCCGGTCTCGACGCCCGCTTCCGCGACCACACCCTGGAACTCTTCCGGCGCCACGGCATCCAGTCGGTGGCGTACTGGCATCCGACCGATGCGCCCGCTGCGAAGGATACGCTGATCTATCTGCTCAAGCACGACAGCCCGGCCGCCGCGAAGAAATCGTGGGACGCCTTCCGCGCCGATCCGGAGTGGACGAAGGTGGCTGAAGAATCGCAGAAAGACGGCAAGTTCCTGCGGGAAGCCCCGGAAGTGACATTCCTGAAAGCGACCGATTACTCGGCCCTGAAGTAA
- a CDS encoding IclR family transcriptional regulator: MPEVKKSTVPNLQRGMAILEYLAGGQRCATIAELSERLGYPSASVFRITQELTELGYLSRDAASRRFSLTNKFLLLGQPQGDDRGLVEAALPALRGLRKATGETTQLCCLVETENVVLEQLLSIHPFKYSAELGARCPAYSCAPGKAILANLPADEREERLTRLRFKRFTATTITDRKAFRQELEEIVAVGYALDRGEGLEGIHCVAAAIRDRNGFPVGALTIAGPSSRIPPSEFPQLGQILATAASDAEARYGV; this comes from the coding sequence ATGCCGGAAGTGAAGAAGTCGACCGTCCCCAATCTGCAGCGAGGGATGGCCATCCTGGAGTACCTGGCGGGCGGACAACGGTGCGCGACGATTGCCGAACTGTCGGAGCGGCTGGGGTATCCGTCGGCGTCGGTGTTCCGCATTACCCAGGAACTGACGGAGCTGGGCTACCTGTCGCGGGACGCAGCCAGTCGGCGGTTCAGCCTGACGAACAAGTTCCTGCTGCTGGGACAGCCGCAAGGCGACGACCGCGGGCTGGTGGAAGCGGCCCTGCCGGCGCTCCGTGGCCTGCGCAAGGCGACCGGCGAAACGACCCAGCTCTGCTGCCTGGTCGAAACCGAGAACGTGGTGCTGGAACAGCTGCTGTCGATCCACCCTTTCAAGTACTCGGCCGAACTGGGCGCCCGCTGCCCCGCGTACAGCTGCGCGCCAGGCAAGGCGATCCTGGCGAACCTGCCGGCGGACGAACGGGAAGAGCGGCTCACCCGGCTGCGCTTCAAGCGGTTCACGGCGACCACGATCACCGACCGGAAAGCGTTCCGCCAGGAGCTGGAGGAGATCGTCGCTGTCGGTTACGCCCTGGACCGGGGCGAAGGGTTGGAAGGGATCCACTGCGTCGCCGCCGCCATTCGCGACCGGAACGGCTTCCCCGTCGGCGCTTTGACGATCGCCGGGCCATCTTCCCGCATTCCCCCCAGCGAGTTCCCGCAACTGGGCCAGATCCTGGCCACAGCCGCCAGCGACGCCGAAGCCCGTTACGGCGTTTGA
- a CDS encoding DUF1549 domain-containing protein, with translation MKPIVVRRMILPLAWLFALSPVLAPAASPEQLDFFEKKIRPVLVQHCHACHNSQGKKKGGLAVDHRAALLAGGDSGAAIVAGKPKESLLIQALRHEGGYEMPAQAPPLAQAVIRDFERWVSDGAADPRVDPPPAGAVVQAAPWEQLREERKQWWAFQPLRDVAPPQVDNADWSHTAIDRMLFDAMQRQGLTPEAEAAPEVLVRRLHLVLTGLPPQPEVIQAYVADPTPQAYLAMVDRLLASPAFGERWARHWMDWYRYAESHGSERDPRIPYASQYRDYLVRALNADVPYNQLLREHLAGDLLPEPRINRELAINESAIGPAHLRMTPHGFGVTDAYGEQIAFTDNQIDVLSKAMLGVTVSCARCHHHKFDPISQQDFYRFYGLLLSARPSTVLIDSPEKLQTNRQAMLMLKSQIRGALAEHWLGQTNDLPDWLEKNAATFAEQRHPSQPLGTWTLLQDVRPDAFAARVVALQNQLQQLHEANAQAIDQAAFYVDLRDPASADQWFVRGNGTADRVSPAGSFALHPSGELAVRGVYPRGIYSHLLSDKHASVFGTRSFRAQGQATQVRIAGRDAQLKVPVRNYPLTAGLHRASQVNQEQLAWVPTQEKWKYWQGDLVHYELATDPDKLPQAGNKERSWFGIAEIYAGERPPQATGGPLLELLDDPTSLVDRTSLGKAYARTLREAVIAWREEQMTDAQAEFLDAFVQIGFLTNQTARLPPSLRQSLARYRELESQIPTPTRAPGVLETAPVDQPLLVRGDPRQEAEPVPRQFLEVFGGEPYTGKVPARLQLADELVSEANTLKTRVLVNRLWAYVFGRGLAASTDNLGRLGSAPSHPELLDHLALDLEQNDWSIKRALRQMTTSRAFRSASQASPASREQDPANVYLSHYTPRRLDAEAIYDSVQQLAGRTERALYLPVVRNSLNPFLTTFNAPVPSSTVSQRTHTNVPAQALAMMNGPLVEAAAESWAGRIQRDSRLATPSQKITAMVWQAYGRAPTEEELKLLLAYQAGDFDPQDELAERLAEKDTATRRLAALRQARDAVLAPVRQRLQAEVDERNAARQADAPAPVDLQPIAWWDFEKDARDQIGPMHGQLLGDARIEDGALVLAGGCLVTAPSGQALQAKSLEVLLQLDRLDQRGGGAMSLQTKDGQAFDAIVYAEQRAATWLAGSDFFRRTQLLTGPAEKEAVDQPVRLLFAYDADGTIRTYRNGKPYAAPYRKAGLRRFPPGEAHVAFGLRHGSAPAPGRMLTGRILEARLYDRALTAEEAAAASTGLLRETVSEAQLLAALTEDQRQELARQAGPLAEQEQAVAELARQVQELQERQRRPQSDYFGVAHALLNSQEFIYVD, from the coding sequence ATGAAACCTATCGTCGTCCGGCGAATGATCCTCCCGCTGGCATGGCTGTTCGCCCTGTCTCCCGTCCTCGCCCCGGCCGCGTCGCCGGAGCAGCTGGATTTCTTTGAGAAGAAGATTCGGCCCGTGCTGGTGCAGCACTGCCATGCGTGCCACAACAGCCAGGGGAAAAAGAAGGGCGGCCTGGCTGTCGATCATCGAGCCGCCCTGCTGGCCGGCGGGGATTCCGGCGCGGCGATCGTCGCCGGCAAACCGAAAGAAAGCCTGCTGATCCAGGCGCTGCGGCACGAAGGCGGCTACGAAATGCCAGCCCAGGCTCCGCCGCTGGCGCAGGCCGTGATCCGCGACTTCGAACGCTGGGTCAGCGATGGCGCAGCGGATCCCCGTGTCGATCCGCCGCCAGCAGGCGCCGTCGTGCAGGCCGCGCCGTGGGAGCAGTTGCGGGAAGAACGGAAGCAGTGGTGGGCCTTCCAGCCGCTGCGCGACGTGGCTCCGCCCCAGGTCGACAACGCCGACTGGTCGCACACCGCGATCGACCGGATGCTCTTCGATGCGATGCAGCGACAGGGTTTGACACCGGAAGCAGAAGCGGCGCCGGAGGTCCTGGTCCGGCGGTTGCACCTGGTGCTGACCGGCCTGCCGCCGCAGCCCGAGGTAATCCAGGCGTACGTCGCGGACCCGACGCCCCAGGCGTATCTCGCGATGGTGGATCGTCTGCTGGCTTCGCCGGCGTTCGGCGAGCGCTGGGCCCGGCACTGGATGGACTGGTATCGCTATGCCGAATCGCACGGCAGCGAGCGCGACCCCCGTATCCCGTATGCCTCGCAGTACCGCGATTACCTGGTCAGGGCGCTCAACGCCGATGTGCCTTACAACCAGTTGCTGCGTGAGCACCTGGCCGGCGACCTGCTGCCGGAGCCGCGTATCAACCGGGAGCTGGCGATCAACGAATCGGCCATCGGCCCGGCCCACCTGCGGATGACGCCGCATGGTTTTGGCGTGACCGATGCGTATGGCGAGCAGATCGCCTTTACCGATAACCAGATCGACGTCCTGTCCAAAGCGATGCTGGGGGTGACCGTCTCTTGCGCCCGTTGCCATCATCATAAATTCGATCCGATCAGTCAGCAGGACTTTTACCGCTTCTATGGGCTGCTCCTCAGCGCGCGGCCGTCGACCGTGCTGATCGACTCCCCAGAGAAACTGCAGACGAACCGGCAGGCGATGCTCATGCTCAAGAGCCAGATCCGCGGCGCCCTGGCCGAACACTGGCTGGGCCAGACGAACGACCTGCCGGACTGGCTGGAGAAGAACGCCGCAACGTTCGCCGAGCAGCGTCATCCGAGCCAGCCGCTGGGAACCTGGACGCTCCTGCAGGACGTTCGGCCCGACGCCTTTGCGGCGCGCGTCGTCGCCCTGCAGAACCAGCTGCAGCAGCTGCATGAGGCGAACGCCCAGGCGATTGACCAGGCGGCGTTCTATGTCGACCTGCGGGATCCAGCGAGCGCCGATCAGTGGTTCGTCCGTGGCAACGGCACGGCCGACCGGGTGAGTCCGGCCGGTTCGTTCGCGCTGCATCCGAGCGGCGAGCTGGCGGTTCGCGGCGTCTATCCGCGGGGCATTTATTCGCATCTGCTCTCCGACAAGCACGCCAGCGTGTTCGGCACCCGCAGCTTCCGCGCCCAGGGCCAAGCGACGCAGGTTCGTATCGCCGGCCGCGATGCGCAGCTTAAGGTTCCGGTGCGGAATTATCCGCTGACCGCAGGGCTGCATCGGGCCAGCCAGGTGAATCAGGAGCAGCTGGCCTGGGTCCCCACGCAGGAAAAATGGAAGTACTGGCAAGGCGATTTGGTCCACTACGAGCTTGCCACCGATCCCGACAAACTGCCGCAGGCCGGCAACAAGGAGCGGTCCTGGTTCGGCATCGCCGAGATCTACGCCGGTGAGCGTCCGCCGCAAGCGACCGGCGGGCCGTTGCTGGAACTGCTCGACGACCCGACGTCCCTGGTCGATCGCACGTCGCTGGGGAAAGCGTACGCCCGGACGCTTCGTGAGGCCGTGATCGCCTGGCGAGAAGAGCAGATGACCGACGCCCAGGCCGAGTTTCTCGATGCGTTCGTGCAGATCGGCTTTCTCACCAACCAGACGGCCCGGCTGCCTCCGTCGCTGCGACAGTCGCTGGCTCGGTATCGTGAGTTAGAAAGCCAAATCCCCACGCCAACCAGGGCGCCTGGCGTGCTGGAAACGGCGCCGGTCGACCAGCCGCTGCTGGTGCGGGGCGATCCACGGCAGGAAGCAGAGCCCGTGCCGCGGCAGTTCCTGGAAGTCTTCGGCGGCGAACCTTATACGGGCAAGGTTCCGGCCCGGCTGCAGCTGGCGGACGAACTGGTCAGCGAGGCGAACACGTTGAAGACTCGCGTGCTGGTCAACCGGCTCTGGGCGTACGTTTTTGGCCGCGGGCTGGCGGCGTCGACCGACAACCTGGGGCGGCTGGGTTCCGCGCCGTCACACCCGGAACTGCTCGACCATCTGGCTCTCGACCTGGAGCAGAACGACTGGTCGATCAAAAGGGCGTTGCGGCAAATGACGACCAGCCGCGCGTTCCGTTCCGCCAGCCAGGCGTCTCCCGCGTCCCGCGAGCAGGATCCGGCCAACGTGTACCTGTCCCATTACACGCCCCGGCGACTCGATGCGGAGGCCATCTATGATTCGGTCCAGCAGCTGGCCGGCCGCACGGAGCGGGCCCTTTATCTGCCGGTCGTTCGTAATTCGCTCAACCCGTTTTTGACGACCTTCAACGCGCCCGTTCCGTCGTCGACCGTCAGCCAGCGGACCCACACGAACGTACCGGCGCAGGCGCTGGCGATGATGAACGGCCCCCTGGTCGAAGCCGCCGCGGAAAGCTGGGCCGGTCGCATCCAGCGCGATTCCCGTCTGGCGACGCCGTCCCAAAAGATCACCGCTATGGTCTGGCAAGCTTACGGCAGGGCTCCAACCGAAGAGGAGCTGAAACTGCTGCTGGCGTACCAGGCCGGCGATTTCGACCCGCAGGACGAACTGGCCGAGCGGCTCGCAGAGAAGGACACGGCGACCAGGCGACTGGCCGCATTGCGGCAGGCCCGCGATGCGGTCCTGGCTCCGGTGCGGCAGCGGCTGCAGGCGGAAGTTGACGAACGGAACGCGGCCCGCCAGGCCGATGCGCCGGCTCCGGTCGACCTTCAGCCGATCGCCTGGTGGGACTTTGAAAAGGACGCCCGCGATCAGATCGGTCCGATGCACGGCCAGCTGCTGGGAGACGCCCGGATTGAAGACGGCGCCCTGGTGCTGGCCGGCGGTTGCCTGGTGACGGCCCCGAGCGGGCAGGCCCTGCAGGCGAAGTCGCTGGAGGTGCTGCTGCAGCTGGATCGCCTGGACCAGCGCGGCGGCGGGGCCATGTCGCTGCAGACGAAAGACGGCCAGGCGTTCGACGCGATCGTCTATGCCGAGCAACGGGCCGCGACCTGGCTGGCCGGCAGCGACTTCTTTCGGCGCACGCAGCTCCTCACCGGCCCGGCCGAGAAGGAGGCCGTCGATCAGCCGGTGCGACTGCTGTTCGCCTACGACGCTGACGGTACGATTCGCACGTACCGGAATGGCAAGCCTTACGCGGCTCCGTATCGTAAAGCAGGTCTCCGCCGCTTTCCCCCGGGGGAAGCGCATGTCGCCTTTGGGTTGCGTCATGGATCCGCCCCTGCGCCCGGCCGGATGCTGACAGGGCGAATCCTGGAAGCGCGGCTGTACGATCGGGCGCTGACGGCCGAAGAAGCGGCCGCCGCCTCGACCGGCCTGCTGCGGGAAACGGTATCCGAGGCCCAGCTGCTGGCCGCGCTGACGGAAGACCAGCGCCAGGAGCTGGCGCGGCAGGCAGGGCCGCTGGCCGAACAGGAACAGGCGGTCGCTGAACTGGCTCGCCAGGTGCAGGAACTGCAGGAACGTCAGCGCCGGCCGCAAAGCGATTACTTCGGCGTGGCGCACGCTCTGCTCAACTCCCAGGAGTTTATCTATGTCGATTAA